Proteins co-encoded in one Stomoxys calcitrans chromosome 5, idStoCalc2.1, whole genome shotgun sequence genomic window:
- the LOC106091296 gene encoding trypsin, translated as MLRFAVVFALACCALAGTVTDEFYGRIVNGKDTTIEKHPYQVSLQTYSGSHFCGGSIISEDIIVTAAHCMQSYTASQIRVRLGSTEYNKGGELVAVKAFRYHEGYNSKTKVNDIAVIKLATPVKESSRIRYIAMATRTPPTGTHAVVTGWGTKCFLTCVSLPKTLQEVEVDIVDEKACASSEYKYGSQIKETMVCAYAVDKDACQGDSGGPLVAEGKLVGVVSWGNGCAKSGYPGVYADVPSLHLWVERTAEVL; from the coding sequence ATGTTGCGTTTCGCAGTAGTTTTCGCTTTGGCTTGTTGTGCCTTAGCCGGCACTGTTACCGATGAATTTTATGGCCGTATTGTCAACGGTAAGGACACCACCATTGAAAAACATCCCTATCAGGTGTCTTTGCAAACCTACTCTGGTAGCCATTTCTGTGGTGGTTCCATTATCAGCGAAGATATCATTGTGACCGCTGCTCATTGCATGCAATCCTATACCGCTTCCCAAATTAGGGTACGTCTTGGCTCTACCGAATACAACAAGGGTGGTGAATTGGTGGCTGTCAAAGCCTTCAGATATCATGAGGGCTACAACTCCAAGACAAAGGTGAACGATATTGCCGTCATTAAATTGGCCACTCCCGTCAAGGAATCGTCCAGAATTCGTTACATAGCTATGGCCACCAGAACTCCTCCCACGGGCACCCATGCTGTTGTCACCGGCTGGGGTACCAAATGCTTTTTGACCTGTGTCAGCCTGCCCAAGACTTTGCAAGAAGTTGAAGTTGATATTGTGGATGAGAAGGCTTGTGCTTCCAGTGAATACAAATATGGATCTCAAATTAAGGAAACCATGGTGTGTGCCTATGCTGTCGACAAGGATGCTTGCCAAGGTGATTCAGGTGGTCCCTTGGTTGCTGAAGGCAAACTGGTGGGTGTTGTCTCCTGGGGTAATGGATGTGCCAAGTCTGGCTATCCTGGTGTCTATGCTGATGTTCCCTCCCTACACCTCTGGGTGGAGAGAACCGCCGAGGTATTGTAA